A genomic segment from Salvia splendens isolate huo1 chromosome 13, SspV2, whole genome shotgun sequence encodes:
- the LOC121761800 gene encoding NADH dehydrogenase [ubiquinone] 1 beta subcomplex subunit 7-like, with product MEAPGSSKKMIATQEEMVEAKVLLAYRDQCAHLLIPLNKYRHAELYLSWKCSSERDTYEKCEYELIMERMLQMQKIREREAQLKSQPIPLPPKTVNA from the coding sequence ATGGAGGCTCCAGGCTCATCGAAGAAGATGATAGCGACGCAGGAAGAGATGGTGGAGGCGAAAGTCCTGCTGGCTTACAGAGACCAGTGCGCCCATCTGCTCATCCCCCTCAACAAGTACCGCCATGCAGAGCTCTACCTGTCATGGAAGTGCAGCTCAGAGCGCGACACCTACGAGAAGTGTGAGTACGAGCTCATCATGGAGCGGATGCTCCAGATGCAGAAGATCCGCGAGCGCGAGGCCCAGCTGAAGTCGCAGCCCATTCCGCTCCCCCCCAAAACCGTCAATGCTTGA
- the LOC121760791 gene encoding uncharacterized protein LOC121760791: protein MEAGVGGLVRGSDGGLLRAFCALIAASSSFEAELLAGFEMTMELSTHIWIELDSAALVNLLSSGQLGAAEFRHHMALIRSMTSQRHVRFSHIYREGNRAADFLAGRGFKLLPLLTMIQSLRLGI from the coding sequence ATGGAGGCGGGGGTGGGAGGATTGGTTCGAGGCTCTGATGGAGGACTTCTGCGTGCCTTCTGTGCTCTGATAGCcgcatcatcgagctttgagGCGGAACTGTTGGCTGGGTTCGAGATGACTATGGAGCTTTCGACACATATCTGGATTGAGCTTGATTCAGCGGCTCTGGTTAACTTGTTGTCATCTGGACAGCTTGGCGCTGCGGAGTtcagacatcacatggctttgatccggagtATGACTTCTCAGCGGCATGTTCGgttctcacacatctacagagaaggGAACCGAGCTGCTGATTTTCTTGCAGGTAGGGGGTTCAAACTCCTGCCCTTACTTACTATGATCCAATCTTTGCGCCTCGGTATCTGA